In Streptomyces sp. NBC_00483, a single window of DNA contains:
- a CDS encoding CinA family protein, translating into MTYEAVEALRLLTERGETLAVAESLTGGLVAAELVAVPGASKAFRGSVTAYATELKHRLLGVDADLLAAHGPVHPEVALAMAAGVREALGADWGVATTGVAGPEPQDGQPVGTVYVAAVGPGADRSEGAADFAGSHKVAALRLNGDRTEIRMESVRSVLGLLVEELVGEQSGERSGKARAQDTEQNGGF; encoded by the coding sequence GTGACGTACGAGGCGGTCGAGGCGCTGCGCCTGTTGACGGAGCGGGGGGAGACCCTCGCCGTCGCCGAGTCGCTCACCGGCGGCCTGGTGGCCGCGGAGCTCGTGGCGGTGCCGGGGGCCTCCAAGGCCTTCCGCGGCTCTGTCACGGCGTACGCGACCGAGCTGAAGCACCGGCTGCTGGGCGTCGACGCGGATCTGCTCGCCGCGCACGGGCCCGTGCACCCCGAGGTCGCACTGGCCATGGCGGCCGGGGTGCGGGAGGCGCTGGGCGCGGACTGGGGCGTCGCCACGACCGGCGTAGCGGGGCCGGAACCGCAGGACGGGCAGCCGGTCGGGACCGTGTACGTGGCCGCGGTGGGGCCTGGAGCTGATCGTTCCGAGGGCGCGGCCGATTTCGCTGGTAGCCACAAAGTGGCCGCCCTGCGGTTGAACGGCGATCGGACGGAAATCCGTATGGAGAGTGTACGGAGCGTGCTCGGACTGCTCGTCGAAGAGCTGGTCGGAGAGCAGTCCGGCGAACGTTCTGGGAAAGCGCGGGCACAGGATACGGAACAGAACGGGGGGTTTTGA